Proteins co-encoded in one Deltaproteobacteria bacterium genomic window:
- a CDS encoding helix-turn-helix transcriptional regulator — MNTQTDIPRLVRELRDRTGLTQEKFAAKLGVTFPTINRWENGRARPSPLAMEKIEALLHSMGDRGSDLLAELHGDEPV, encoded by the coding sequence TTGAATACCCAGACCGATATTCCTCGTTTGGTCCGTGAGCTCCGGGATCGCACCGGCCTAACCCAGGAAAAGTTTGCCGCCAAGCTCGGTGTGACTTTCCCCACCATCAACCGCTGGGAAAATGGCCGCGCCCGGCCGTCACCCCTTGCCATGGAAAAGATAGAGGCGCTTTTGCACAGCATGGGAGACCGGGGCAGCGATCTACTCGCAGAACTCCACGGCGATGAGCCGGTGTAG
- a CDS encoding N-6 DNA methylase, whose amino-acid sequence MSKSTTREIIDRIFKEPGIKYELTAFEALGKPIHEILDIQAKAVDTGRDAGKTKYFLKSQVPFSSGKEEIQVYVDSGKSAPEEIIRQLWVYKLMYHYGYQPDEIDLEKSVQFGTEVGTKAADIIVYTDNTKETPKIIIECKKPKRKDGIEQLKSYMNAKGAPVAVWSNGSDSVILYRPYPREFDDTLVDIPRRGQEPKDVLDAKRTLLQLRTEFNFKKIVQYLEELVLADSGKDEFNEIFKLIFAKIWDEREAQENRRDKVVEFRKALDPDITYDRINTLFQKAADQWPGIFRDGEDIELTKRHLQVCVGPIEGVRLLGSNLRVMDDAFEYLLPTESKKKKGQFFTPRHVVEMCVRMLNPRRNEYVMDPACGSAGFLLHAMEWCYPAGDHDKRELRKFKYASKYLWGIDFETRAAKTARALMLIAGDGHTNIFGPDVSSLDPKTWYETASGQVLMHGLREKKLTIKKIPVQETLRDDDHAWAYFENLKFDVILTNPPFAGEMKDRKMLAHYELAKPALKRAKDKAPKEERDVLFIERVLKMLKPGGRAAVVLPQGKFNNASLAFIREWILKKARLLAVVGLHPNTFKPHTGTKTSVLFLQKYTEEALAKIEEVKQAVAAACPDYEQQVRDLIARHQYDFDVPDEAIPEEIADLIAESFAEPEPELPDTEPGERDYELGEPERLMAAEGYPALEERISDAEDKRDSLKAELIRAKQRLDDLASDVEALQQQHKMEIEAIVQQWEGAKRELQAHLKPIKSEHKTAVKRLKDKQKIKERSCKIEIKALERAIPEAETAVKLLSNKGKLELILEDPDLIGTLKERWIAAEAAQRLDYPIFMAVSERGGKNNSGDYEYRVDEDGHLVEFPDGHPQEGQLVVDQDLVNYDLTSADLADASSIPEEKLCVAEAFVRFAQEQGFDFWEVG is encoded by the coding sequence ATGAGCAAAAGCACGACCAGGGAAATCATCGACCGCATCTTCAAGGAACCGGGCATCAAATACGAACTCACCGCGTTTGAAGCTCTGGGCAAACCAATCCATGAAATTTTAGACATCCAAGCCAAAGCCGTGGATACCGGCCGCGATGCAGGCAAGACCAAGTATTTCCTGAAAAGCCAGGTTCCTTTTTCCTCGGGAAAGGAGGAGATTCAGGTCTATGTGGACAGCGGCAAGTCCGCGCCCGAAGAGATCATCCGCCAGCTATGGGTGTACAAGTTGATGTATCATTACGGTTACCAGCCGGATGAGATCGACCTGGAAAAAAGCGTTCAGTTCGGCACCGAGGTGGGTACCAAAGCGGCCGACATCATCGTGTATACGGATAACACCAAAGAAACCCCTAAGATCATTATCGAATGCAAGAAGCCCAAACGTAAGGACGGCATCGAGCAACTTAAAAGCTACATGAACGCCAAGGGCGCGCCGGTGGCGGTCTGGTCCAACGGCAGCGACAGTGTGATTCTGTACCGCCCCTATCCCAGGGAATTCGACGACACCCTGGTGGATATTCCCCGGCGCGGACAGGAACCCAAGGACGTGCTGGACGCTAAAAGGACCTTGCTGCAGCTCAGAACGGAATTCAACTTCAAAAAGATCGTCCAGTACCTGGAAGAGCTGGTTCTGGCCGACAGCGGCAAGGATGAGTTCAACGAAATCTTCAAACTCATCTTCGCCAAAATATGGGATGAACGCGAGGCCCAGGAAAACCGTAGGGACAAGGTGGTGGAATTCCGCAAGGCCCTGGATCCGGATATCACCTACGACCGCATCAATACCCTGTTTCAAAAAGCCGCCGACCAATGGCCCGGCATCTTCCGTGACGGCGAAGACATCGAGCTGACCAAGCGCCACCTGCAGGTCTGTGTGGGACCGATTGAGGGCGTGCGGCTGCTTGGATCGAACCTGCGGGTCATGGACGATGCGTTCGAGTACCTGCTGCCCACCGAGTCCAAGAAAAAGAAAGGCCAGTTTTTCACCCCCCGCCACGTGGTGGAGATGTGCGTGCGCATGCTCAACCCCAGGCGCAACGAGTATGTCATGGACCCGGCCTGTGGCTCGGCCGGATTCTTATTGCACGCCATGGAGTGGTGCTACCCGGCCGGGGACCACGACAAGCGGGAGCTGCGCAAGTTCAAGTACGCCTCCAAGTACCTGTGGGGCATCGACTTTGAAACCCGCGCAGCCAAAACCGCCCGGGCCTTGATGCTCATTGCCGGTGACGGCCACACCAATATTTTCGGCCCGGATGTGAGCAGCCTGGACCCTAAGACCTGGTACGAAACCGCCTCGGGGCAGGTCCTGATGCACGGGCTGCGGGAAAAGAAACTGACCATCAAAAAGATCCCGGTCCAAGAGACCCTGCGGGACGATGACCATGCCTGGGCGTACTTCGAGAACCTGAAGTTCGACGTGATCCTCACCAATCCCCCCTTTGCCGGCGAGATGAAGGACCGCAAGATGCTGGCCCATTACGAGTTGGCCAAGCCGGCTCTCAAACGCGCCAAGGACAAGGCCCCCAAGGAGGAGCGCGACGTGCTCTTCATCGAGAGGGTGCTCAAGATGCTCAAACCCGGAGGCCGGGCCGCCGTCGTGCTGCCTCAGGGCAAGTTCAACAATGCGTCCCTGGCCTTCATCCGCGAGTGGATTCTGAAAAAAGCGCGCCTGCTGGCCGTGGTGGGACTGCACCCTAACACCTTCAAGCCCCATACCGGCACCAAAACCTCGGTGCTGTTCTTGCAGAAGTATACTGAAGAAGCCCTGGCCAAGATTGAAGAAGTCAAGCAGGCAGTGGCCGCGGCCTGCCCGGATTACGAACAACAGGTCAGAGACCTGATCGCCAGGCACCAGTATGATTTTGATGTGCCGGATGAAGCCATTCCCGAGGAGATCGCCGACCTCATCGCGGAAAGCTTTGCCGAGCCGGAACCGGAACTGCCCGACACCGAGCCGGGCGAGCGGGATTATGAACTGGGAGAGCCCGAACGGTTGATGGCCGCCGAAGGCTATCCTGCACTGGAAGAACGGATCAGTGACGCAGAAGATAAACGCGACAGTCTCAAGGCGGAATTGATCCGGGCCAAGCAGAGGCTCGACGACCTCGCCAGCGACGTCGAGGCTCTCCAGCAGCAGCACAAAATGGAGATCGAGGCCATCGTCCAACAGTGGGAAGGCGCCAAGCGCGAGTTACAGGCTCATCTCAAACCGATCAAGTCAGAGCACAAAACGGCCGTGAAAAGGCTCAAGGACAAGCAGAAAATCAAAGAGCGCAGCTGCAAGATCGAGATCAAAGCTCTGGAAAGGGCCATCCCCGAAGCGGAGACCGCGGTCAAACTACTCAGCAACAAGGGCAAGTTGGAGCTGATCCTGGAGGACCCGGACCTGATCGGAACATTGAAGGAACGCTGGATCGCGGCTGAAGCGGCCCAGCGCCTGGACTACCCGATCTTTATGGCCGTGAGCGAGCGCGGCGGCAAGAACAACTCCGGTGATTACGAGTACCGGGTGGATGAAGACGGCCATCTGGTGGAGTTTCCCGACGGCCACCCCCAGGAAGGCCAGCTCGTGGTGGATCAGGACTTGGTCAATTACGACCTGACGTCGGCGGATCTGGCGGATGCGTCCTCAATCCCCGAGGAAAAACTCTGTGTGGCCGAGGCTTTTGTACGCTTTGCCCAGGAGCAGGGGTTTGATTTCTGGGAGGTGGGGTGA